Proteins encoded by one window of Arabidopsis thaliana chromosome 2, partial sequence:
- a CDS encoding tRNA-splicing ligase, putative (DUF239) (Protein of Unknown Function (DUF239); FUNCTIONS IN: molecular_function unknown; INVOLVED IN: biological_process unknown; LOCATED IN: endomembrane system; CONTAINS InterPro DOMAIN/s: Protein of unknown function DUF239, plant (InterPro:IPR004314); BEST Arabidopsis thaliana protein match is: Protein of Unknown Function (DUF239) (TAIR:AT2G44210.1); Has 35333 Blast hits to 34131 proteins in 2444 species: Archae - 798; Bacteria - 22429; Metazoa - 974; Fungi - 991; Plants - 531; Viruses - 0; Other Eukaryotes - 9610 (source: NCBI BLink).) encodes MMLNQTVIFFLLWVIIALVVEITLAGKITVSDIHEQKIEQRLNQLNKPAVKSIHSPDGDIIDCVWIYHQPAFDHPLLKNHTIQMRPKSDSTRDKTGGNKTDIIHQLWRTKGECPKNTIPIRRRTRDDLLRSDSIKTHGRKNPPTISPTTYHLPDDQTEVHEHASVYLDYGEYHGSKSRISIWRPDVNMTEFSLAQTWVVGGDWDTVLNTVESGWQILHSMYGDNNTRLFAFWTSDSYGDNSCYNLDCPGFVQVNKDIALGAALNTISTYNGNQYDFLLTIEKEQDTGLWWLKFDTHLVGYWPSFLVPKLADSARMIAWGGEIVYDASGQNEHTLTQMGSGHFAEEGFKKAAYINNIEYIDKSNHPIKPFPQNLEASVTRPECYNLKVGSSRRWGTYIFYGGPGRNPQCL; translated from the exons ATGATGCTTAATCAGACAGtgatcttcttccttctttggGTGATCATAGCACTTGTAGTCGAAATTACTTTGGCCGGAAAGATCACAGTTTCTGATATCCATGAGCAGAAAATCGAACAACGGTTGAACCAACTCAACAAACCCGCCGTTAAATCTATCCAT AGTCCAGATGGAGATATAATCGATTGTGTATGGATCTATCACCAACCAGCTTTTGATCATCCTTTACTCAAAAACCACACCATTCAG ATGAGGCCGAAAAGTGACTCGACAAGGGACAAAACTGGAGGTAACAAGACAGACATTATCCATCAATTGTGGCGCACGAAAGGTGAATGTCCTAAGAACACTATTCCcatcagaagaagaacaagagatgATCTTCTAAGATCAGATTCCATCAAAACTCATGGAAGAAAGAACCCACCAACCATTTCTCCAACTACTTATCACCTCCCCGATGATCAGACAGAAGTTCATGAG CATGCGAGTGTGTACCTGGACTATGGTGAATACCATGGCAGCAAGAGCCGTATAAGTATATGGAGACCAGACGTTAATATGACCGAGTTTAGTTTGGCTCAAACATGGGTCGTCGGTGGAGATTGGGACACTGTTTTGAACACTGTGGAGTCTGGTTGGCAG ATCCTACATTCTATGTACGGTGACAATAATACAAGACTTTTCGCCTTTTGGACG AGCGATTCATATGGAGACAACAGCTGCTACAATCTTGACTGTCCAGGCTTTGTTCAAGTGAATAAAGATATTGCCCTTGGTGCAGCCCTCAACACTATCTCGACCTACAATGGTAACCAATATGATTTCCTTCTAACTATTGAGAAG GAACAAGATACCGGACTTTGGTGGCTTAAGTTTGATACTCATCTAGTCGGATACTGGCCAAGCTTTCTAGTCCCGAAGCTAGCAGACTCAGCACGGATGATCGCTTGGGGAGGTGAAATTGTGTATGATGCTAGTGGCCAAAATGAACATACGCTTACGCAAATGGGGAGTGGCCATTTCGCGGAAGAAGGGTTTAAGAAGGCGGCTTATATCAATAACATAGAGTACATCGATAAATCTAATCATCCGATCAAACCCTTTCCTCAAAATCTTGAAGCTTCTGTTACTCGGCCTGAATGCTATAACCTCAAGGTTGGCTCTAGCCGAAGATGGGGAACTTACATTTTCTATGGTGGACCTGGACGTAACCCTCAATGCCTATGA
- a CDS encoding tRNA-splicing ligase, putative (DUF239), which yields MRPKSDSTRDKTGGNKTDIIHQLWRTKGECPKNTIPIRRRTRDDLLRSDSIKTHGRKNPPTISPTTYHLPDDQTEVHEHASVYLDYGEYHGSKSRISIWRPDVNMTEFSLAQTWVVGGDWDTVLNTVESGWQILHSMYGDNNTRLFAFWTSDSYGDNSCYNLDCPGFVQVNKDIALGAALNTISTYNGNQYDFLLTIEKEQDTGLWWLKFDTHLVGYWPSFLVPKLADSARMIAWGGEIVYDASGQNEHTLTQMGSGHFAEEGFKKAAYINNIEYIDKSNHPIKPFPQNLEASVTRPECYNLKVGSSRRWGTYIFYGGPGRNPQCL from the exons ATGAGGCCGAAAAGTGACTCGACAAGGGACAAAACTGGAGGTAACAAGACAGACATTATCCATCAATTGTGGCGCACGAAAGGTGAATGTCCTAAGAACACTATTCCcatcagaagaagaacaagagatgATCTTCTAAGATCAGATTCCATCAAAACTCATGGAAGAAAGAACCCACCAACCATTTCTCCAACTACTTATCACCTCCCCGATGATCAGACAGAAGTTCATGAG CATGCGAGTGTGTACCTGGACTATGGTGAATACCATGGCAGCAAGAGCCGTATAAGTATATGGAGACCAGACGTTAATATGACCGAGTTTAGTTTGGCTCAAACATGGGTCGTCGGTGGAGATTGGGACACTGTTTTGAACACTGTGGAGTCTGGTTGGCAG ATCCTACATTCTATGTACGGTGACAATAATACAAGACTTTTCGCCTTTTGGACG AGCGATTCATATGGAGACAACAGCTGCTACAATCTTGACTGTCCAGGCTTTGTTCAAGTGAATAAAGATATTGCCCTTGGTGCAGCCCTCAACACTATCTCGACCTACAATGGTAACCAATATGATTTCCTTCTAACTATTGAGAAG GAACAAGATACCGGACTTTGGTGGCTTAAGTTTGATACTCATCTAGTCGGATACTGGCCAAGCTTTCTAGTCCCGAAGCTAGCAGACTCAGCACGGATGATCGCTTGGGGAGGTGAAATTGTGTATGATGCTAGTGGCCAAAATGAACATACGCTTACGCAAATGGGGAGTGGCCATTTCGCGGAAGAAGGGTTTAAGAAGGCGGCTTATATCAATAACATAGAGTACATCGATAAATCTAATCATCCGATCAAACCCTTTCCTCAAAATCTTGAAGCTTCTGTTACTCGGCCTGAATGCTATAACCTCAAGGTTGGCTCTAGCCGAAGATGGGGAACTTACATTTTCTATGGTGGACCTGGACGTAACCCTCAATGCCTATGA
- a CDS encoding DUF946 family protein (DUF946) (Plant protein of unknown function (DUF946); CONTAINS InterPro DOMAIN/s: Protein of unknown function DUF946 (InterPro:IPR009291); BEST Arabidopsis thaliana protein match is: Plant protein of unknown function (DUF946) (TAIR:AT2G44230.1); Has 355 Blast hits to 329 proteins in 91 species: Archae - 0; Bacteria - 23; Metazoa - 15; Fungi - 113; Plants - 198; Viruses - 0; Other Eukaryotes - 6 (source: NCBI BLink).): protein MGNCLSTSDPSHEDVSKKLPKALPVDAAFKFPSPLPTFTRGLYYHRFLLISLSLSVSQLVLIILISLASSGDGFAKGTIDLGGGLEVSQVSTFNKVWSTYEGGPDNLGATFFEPSSIPSGFSILGYYAQPNNRNLFGWVLTARDLSSNTLKPPVDYTLVGNTESLKIKQDGTGYFWQPVPPDGYQAVGLIVTNYSQKPPLDKLRCIRSDLTEQCEADTWIWGTNGVNISNLKPTTRGTQATGVYVGTFTWQTQNSSPPSLSCLKNTKLDFSTMPNGSQIEELFQTFSPCIYFHPDEEYLPSSVTWYFNNGALLYKKGEESKPIPIESNGSNLPQGGSNDGSYWLDLPIDKNGKERVKKGDLQSTKVYLHIKPMLGATFTDISIWIFYPFNGPAKAKVKFVNLPLGRIGEHIGDWEHTTLRISNFTGELWRVFLSQHSGGIWIDACDLEFQDGGNNKFVAYASLHGHAMYPKPGLVLQGDDGVGIRNDTGKGKKVLDTGLGYEVIAAEYDGGGVVEPPWVKYFRKWGPKIDYNVDDEVKSVERILPGLLKKAFVKFVKKIPDEVYGEDGPTGPKLKSNWAGDES from the coding sequence ATGGGAAACTGCCTTTCAACCTCTGATCCATCTCATGAAGATGTATCAAAGAAGCTTCCCAAAGCACTTCCCGTCGATGCTGCATTCAAGTTTCCTTCACCGTTACCTACTTTTACTCGAGGTTTGTATTATCATCGGTTCTTactgatctctctctctctctctgtctcccAATTAGTTTTGATAATCTTGATTTCACTTGCATCATCAGGTGATGGTTTTGCGAAAGGAACCATTGACTTAGGAGGTGGTCTCGAAGTTAGTCAAGTTTCGACATTCAACAAAGTTTGGTCCACTTATGAAGGAGGACCAGACAATCTCGGAGCTACATTCTTTGAACCATCCTCAATCCCTTCCGGTTTCTCCATCCTTGGCTACTACGCTCAACCAAACAACCGTAATCTTTTCGGTTGGGTACTCACAGCTAGAGATCTCTCAAGCAACACCTTAAAACCACCAGTAGATTACACCCTCGTAGGAAACACCGAGTCACTCAAAATTAAACAAGACGGAACCGGATACTTCTGGCAACCCGTTCCTCCTGATGGATATCAAGCCGTTGGCCTAATAGTCACAAACTACTCACAAAAACCACCTCTAGACAAACTACGCTGCATCCGATCAGATTTAACCGAACAATGTGAAGCTGATACATGGATATGGGGCACAAACGGAGTCAACATCTCAAATCTAAAACCAACCACAAGAGGAACACAAGCTACAGGAGTCTATGTAGGTACATTTACATGGCAAACCCAAAACTCCTCGCCTCCATCATTATCTTGCTTAAAGAACACGAAACTCGACTTCTCTACAATGCCAAATGGGTCCCAAATCGAAGAATTGTTCCAAACTTTTTCTCCATGTATCTATTTCCATCCAGACGAAGAATATCTACCTTCCTCTGTCACTTGGTACTTCAACAACGGAGCATTACTATACAAGAAAGGCGAAGAATCGAAACCAATCCCTATCGAATCAAACGGTTCTAATCTTCCACAAGGAGGATCAAACGATGGATCATACTGGCTAGATCTTCCTATAGACAAAAATGGTAAAGAGAGAGTCAAAAAAGGAGACTTACAAAGCACAAAAGTGTACCTTCATATCAAACCAATGCTCGGAGCAACATTCACAGATATATCAATCTGGATATTTTACCCTTTCAATGGACCAGCAAAAGCCAAGGTCAAATTCGTAAATCTACCGTTGGGTAGAATCGGAGAACACATTGGAGATTGGGAACACACGACGCTACGGATCAGTAATTTCACCGGAGAGCTTTGGAGAGTGTTCTTATCGCAGCATAGTGGTGGAATTTGGATCGATGCTTGCGATTTGGAGTTCCAAGACGGAGGAAATAACAAGTTTGTGGCGTACGCATCGCTACATGGACACGCGATGTATCCGAAACCTGGGTTGGTGTTGCAAGGAGACGATGGGGTTGGGATTAGGAATGATACGGGGAAAGGTAAGAAGGTGCTTGATACGGGGTTAGGGTATGAGGTGATTGCGGCGGAGTATGACGGCGGAGGAGTGGTGGAGCCGCCGTGGGTTAAGTATTTCAGGAAGTGGGGGCCGAAGATTGATTataatgttgatgatgaagttAAGAGTGTGGAGAGGATATTGCCTGGGCTTTTGAAAAAGgcttttgttaaatttgtgaagaagattcCTGATGAAGTTTATGGTGAAGATGGGCCTACTGGGCCTAAACTCAAGAGTAATTGGGCTGGTGATGAAAGTTGA
- a CDS encoding DUF946 family protein (DUF946) (Plant protein of unknown function (DUF946); FUNCTIONS IN: molecular_function unknown; INVOLVED IN: N-terminal protein myristoylation; LOCATED IN: cellular_component unknown; EXPRESSED IN: 13 plant structures; EXPRESSED DURING: 4 anthesis, C globular stage, petal differentiation and expansion stage; CONTAINS InterPro DOMAIN/s: Protein of unknown function DUF946 (InterPro:IPR009291); BEST Arabidopsis thaliana protein match is: Plant protein of unknown function (DUF946) (TAIR:AT2G44230.1); Has 353 Blast hits to 327 proteins in 90 species: Archae - 0; Bacteria - 21; Metazoa - 15; Fungi - 113; Plants - 198; Viruses - 0; Other Eukaryotes - 6 (source: NCBI BLink).), whose protein sequence is MGNCLSTSDPSHEDVSKKLPKALPVDAAFKFPSPLPTFTRGDGFAKGTIDLGGGLEVSQVSTFNKVWSTYEGGPDNLGATFFEPSSIPSGFSILGYYAQPNNRNLFGWVLTARDLSSNTLKPPVDYTLVGNTESLKIKQDGTGYFWQPVPPDGYQAVGLIVTNYSQKPPLDKLRCIRSDLTEQCEADTWIWGTNGVNISNLKPTTRGTQATGVYVGTFTWQTQNSSPPSLSCLKNTKLDFSTMPNGSQIEELFQTFSPCIYFHPDEEYLPSSVTWYFNNGALLYKKGEESKPIPIESNGSNLPQGGSNDGSYWLDLPIDKNGKERVKKGDLQSTKVYLHIKPMLGATFTDISIWIFYPFNGPAKAKVKFVNLPLGRIGEHIGDWEHTTLRISNFTGELWRVFLSQHSGGIWIDACDLEFQDGGNNKFVAYASLHGHAMYPKPGLVLQGDDGVGIRNDTGKGKKVLDTGLGYEVIAAEYDGGGVVEPPWVKYFRKWGPKIDYNVDDEVKSVERILPGLLKKAFVKFVKKIPDEVYGEDGPTGPKLKSNWAGDES, encoded by the exons ATGGGAAACTGCCTTTCAACCTCTGATCCATCTCATGAAGATGTATCAAAGAAGCTTCCCAAAGCACTTCCCGTCGATGCTGCATTCAAGTTTCCTTCACCGTTACCTACTTTTACTCGAG GTGATGGTTTTGCGAAAGGAACCATTGACTTAGGAGGTGGTCTCGAAGTTAGTCAAGTTTCGACATTCAACAAAGTTTGGTCCACTTATGAAGGAGGACCAGACAATCTCGGAGCTACATTCTTTGAACCATCCTCAATCCCTTCCGGTTTCTCCATCCTTGGCTACTACGCTCAACCAAACAACCGTAATCTTTTCGGTTGGGTACTCACAGCTAGAGATCTCTCAAGCAACACCTTAAAACCACCAGTAGATTACACCCTCGTAGGAAACACCGAGTCACTCAAAATTAAACAAGACGGAACCGGATACTTCTGGCAACCCGTTCCTCCTGATGGATATCAAGCCGTTGGCCTAATAGTCACAAACTACTCACAAAAACCACCTCTAGACAAACTACGCTGCATCCGATCAGATTTAACCGAACAATGTGAAGCTGATACATGGATATGGGGCACAAACGGAGTCAACATCTCAAATCTAAAACCAACCACAAGAGGAACACAAGCTACAGGAGTCTATGTAGGTACATTTACATGGCAAACCCAAAACTCCTCGCCTCCATCATTATCTTGCTTAAAGAACACGAAACTCGACTTCTCTACAATGCCAAATGGGTCCCAAATCGAAGAATTGTTCCAAACTTTTTCTCCATGTATCTATTTCCATCCAGACGAAGAATATCTACCTTCCTCTGTCACTTGGTACTTCAACAACGGAGCATTACTATACAAGAAAGGCGAAGAATCGAAACCAATCCCTATCGAATCAAACGGTTCTAATCTTCCACAAGGAGGATCAAACGATGGATCATACTGGCTAGATCTTCCTATAGACAAAAATGGTAAAGAGAGAGTCAAAAAAGGAGACTTACAAAGCACAAAAGTGTACCTTCATATCAAACCAATGCTCGGAGCAACATTCACAGATATATCAATCTGGATATTTTACCCTTTCAATGGACCAGCAAAAGCCAAGGTCAAATTCGTAAATCTACCGTTGGGTAGAATCGGAGAACACATTGGAGATTGGGAACACACGACGCTACGGATCAGTAATTTCACCGGAGAGCTTTGGAGAGTGTTCTTATCGCAGCATAGTGGTGGAATTTGGATCGATGCTTGCGATTTGGAGTTCCAAGACGGAGGAAATAACAAGTTTGTGGCGTACGCATCGCTACATGGACACGCGATGTATCCGAAACCTGGGTTGGTGTTGCAAGGAGACGATGGGGTTGGGATTAGGAATGATACGGGGAAAGGTAAGAAGGTGCTTGATACGGGGTTAGGGTATGAGGTGATTGCGGCGGAGTATGACGGCGGAGGAGTGGTGGAGCCGCCGTGGGTTAAGTATTTCAGGAAGTGGGGGCCGAAGATTGATTataatgttgatgatgaagttAAGAGTGTGGAGAGGATATTGCCTGGGCTTTTGAAAAAGgcttttgttaaatttgtgaagaagattcCTGATGAAGTTTATGGTGAAGATGGGCCTACTGGGCCTAAACTCAAGAGTAATTGGGCTGGTGATGAAAGTTGA
- the ROL5 gene encoding repressor of lrx1 (repressor of lrx1 (ROL5); FUNCTIONS IN: ATP binding; INVOLVED IN: response to reactive oxygen species, regulation of plant-type cell wall organization or biogenesis; EXPRESSED IN: 22 plant structures; EXPRESSED DURING: 13 growth stages; CONTAINS InterPro DOMAIN/s: Rossmann-like alpha/beta/alpha sandwich fold (InterPro:IPR014729), Uncharacterised protein family UPF0021, C-terminal (InterPro:IPR000541), PP-loop (InterPro:IPR011063), 2-thiocytidine tRNA biosynthesis protein, TtcA (InterPro:IPR012089); BEST Arabidopsis thaliana protein match is: 2-thiocytidine tRNA biosynthesis protein, TtcA (TAIR:AT1G76170.1); Has 5057 Blast hits to 4981 proteins in 1812 species: Archae - 336; Bacteria - 3752; Metazoa - 169; Fungi - 215; Plants - 64; Viruses - 0; Other Eukaryotes - 521 (source: NCBI BLink).) has product MEAKNKKAVASRLCCLCNLRRPVLKRPKTLQQICRECFYEVFEEEIHQVIVQNRLFKSGERVAIGASGGKDSTVLAYVLSELNRRHNYGLDLFLLSIDEGITGYRDDSLETVKRNEVQYGLPLKIVSYKDLYGWTMDEIVKMIGLKNNCTFCGVFRRQALDRGAALLKVEKLVTGHNADDIAETVLLNILRGDIARLSRCTSITTGEDGPIPRCKPFKYTYEKEIVMYAYFKKLDYFSTECIYSPNAYRGFAREFIKDLERIRPRAILDIIKSGEDFRIATTTKMPEQGTCERCGYISSQKWCKACVLLEGLNRGLPKMGIGRPRGVNGDHNKETKKPGSVAKSIESKQCGSLDF; this is encoded by the exons ATGGAGgccaagaacaagaaagcAGTAGCCTCCCGTCTCTGCTGCTTATGCAACCTGAGACGTCCCGTCCTCAAAAGACCTAAAACCCTTCAACAG ATATGCAGAGAGTGCTTTTATGAGGTTTTTGAGGAGGAGATTCATCAAGTCATTGTTCAGAATCGTTTATTCAAATCTGGTGAACGTGTTGCTATAGGTGCCTCTGGTGGAAAAG ATTCTACTGTTCTGGCATATGTGTTATCAGAACTAAACAGACGCCACAATTATGGGCTAGACCTCTTTCTCTTGTCCATAGATGAAGGGATTACGGGTTATCGTGATGATTCTCTTGAGACTGTTAAACGGAACGAAGTCCaa TATGGTTTGCCTCTTAAGATTGTTTCATATAAAGATCTGTATGGATGGACAATGGATGAGATTGTGAAAATGATTGGTTTGAAGAACAATTGCACCTTTTGTGGTGTATTCCGTCGACAG GCACTTGACCGAGGAGCTGCGTTATTGAAAGTAGAGAAGCTAGTCACTGGACATAATGCAGATGATATAGCAGAAACCGTTCTCTTGAACATATTGCGAGGGGATATTGCTAG ATTAAGTAGGTGCACATCGATTACTACTGGTGAAGATGGTCCCATTCCAAGATGTAAACCTTTCAAGTATACATACGAAAAGGAGATTGTCAT GTATGCTTATTTCAAGAAGCTGGATTACTTCTCCACTGAAT GCATTTACTCTCCTAATGCATATCGTGGGTTTGCCCGTGAGTTCATCAAAGATTTGGAAAGAATAAG GCCAAGGGCGATTCTGGACATCATAAAGTCTGGTGAAGATTTTAGAATTGCAACAACCACAAAGATGCCTGAGCAAGGGACGTGTGAGCGATGCGGGTATATTTCTAGCCAG AAATGGTGTAAAGCTTGTGTTTTGCTGGAAGGACTGAACCGTGGTTTGCCTAAGATGGGTATTGGAAGACCTCGAGGCGTAAATGGTGATCAtaataaggaaacaaagaagCCTGGATCTGTAGCAAAATCTATAGAGAGCAAACAATGTGGATCTCTGgatttctaa
- a CDS encoding Major facilitator superfamily protein, with translation MTSSVIVGMEEEEEDPSTKPLGRLSVFYYGVGHMLNDITASCWFTYLLLFLTQIGLSPRDAAIVMLSGQVADGFATIFIGELIDRFGHFKIWHAAGSLLVAISFSSVFGGCLPCSLLHNNSSTIETLSYSMFAAIFNIGWAATQVSHMAMVNCITLNSTSRVALTSSRNAFSMVANLGLYAIALVVFGVSEAVTKENTESQYRWIAYSSITVGCCFVVIFLMGTKEPRLRINLRETSRARIPWSYWFRKILYYQVAMVYLLTRLVLNVSQAYLAFFVIDDLQMAQSAKALIPAIIYVCSFVVSVMLQEIPWNGKRLKAYYCAGGIIWIFCGISILLLPRSINSYMYAISVFIGIANAVMLVTSISMQSVLIGSKLGGCAFVCGSLSFLDKMSCGLALYVLQSHQGTSPKVDVNIKEYFYFSVTRYGLGLVPAVCSLVGVVVTYFMELDSTILKPLCQPLLLE, from the exons ATGACGTCATCGGTTATTGTCggaatggaagaagaagaagaagatccatcGACAAAACCACTTGGAAGATTGTCTGTGTTCTATTATGGAGTTGGACATATGCTTAATGACATTACTGCTTCTTGTTGGTTCACTTaccttctcttgtttttaacCCAAATTGGCCTCTCCCCAAG GGATGCTGCAATTGTCATGCTCTCTGGTCAAGTTGCTGATGGTTTTGCTACAATCTTCATCGGTGAATTG ATTGATAGATTTGGGCATTTCAAAATTTGGCATGCTGCAGGATCCTTATTAGTTGCTATCTcattttcctctgtttttggcGGTTGTTTGCCTTGTTCACTCCTCCATAATAACTCTTCAACTATCGAAACATTATCGTACAGTATGTTTGCAGCTATCTTCAATATTGGATGGGCTGCTACTCAGGTTTCTCACAT GGCTATGGTTAATTGCATTACATTGAATTCAACAAGCAGAGTAGCACTAACAAGCTCCCGTAATGCGTTTAGCATG GTTGCTAATTTAGGCTTATACGCTATTGCTTTAGTTGTATTTGGTGTTAGCGAGGCcgtgacaaaagaaaataccGAATCTCAG TATCGTTGGATTGCTTATTCATCCATCACCGTTGGCTGCTGCTTTGTGGTCATATTTCTTATGGGGACAAAGGAACCAAG gCTGAGGATAAATCTAAGAGAAACTAGTCGAGCAAGAATACCATGGTCTTATTGGTTCCGTAAAATTCTATACTATCAAGTTGCTATGGTTTATCTCCTCACTCGACTAGTATTGAATGTTTCACAG GCATATCTTGCATTCTTTGTTATTGATGATTTGCAAATGGCTCAATCTGCTAAAGCTCTg ATTCCTGCAATAATCTACGTATGCAGCTTCGTTGTATCAGTTATGCTTCAG GAGATTCCTTGGAATGGAAAACGCCTCAAGGCATATTATTGTGCTGGTGGTATTATTTGGATATTCTGCGGTATATCAATACTCTTATTGCCCAGAAGCATTAACTCTTACATGTATGCGATCTCTGTCTTTATCGGCATCGCAAATGCAGTAATGTTG GTGACATCAATTAGTATGCAGAGTGTCTTGATTGGTTCGAAACTCGGGGGATGTGCTTTCGTTTGTGGGTCATTAAGCTTCTTAGACAAAATGTCATGTGGGCTTGCTTTATATGTTCTTCAGTCACATCAAG GCACTTCACCAAAGGTTGACGTAAACATCAAAGAATATTTTTACTTCTCGGTGACAAGATATGGGTTAGGACTTGTTCCAGCTGTATGCTCGCTTGTTGGAGTTGTTGTAACATATTTTATGGAACTCGATAGCACGATTCTAAAGCCTCTGTGTCAACCGCTACTACTAGAATga